The sequence below is a genomic window from Deferribacterota bacterium.
AAGCATTAGTTGTTCCACTCGAAGGCGAACCTTTTATGGTGACAAGAAGGTTAGAGGAATCAAATGTATTACACAGAACCTGGGTTGAGATATCAAGACCTTATAGTGATACTGAGGATGCTATACAAATGTTAGTTAGTAGTTTGAAAGAGATGAAGCTTTCAAAAAAAGTCATAGGATATGAGAGAAATAGTTATTTTTTTCCAGCATATCAACAGGACTCCCTGCAACACAATCTTATTGGGGGACAACTAATTGATTGTTTTGGCATTGTGGAAGAAGGAAGGCTGATAAAATCTCAATATGAAATAGAAGTAATGAAAAAGGCGGCAAGGGCTACACAAGCTGGTATGAGAGCAGGTATAGAAGCAGTAAGTGCTGGCGTTACTGAAAATGAAATTGGAGCTGAGATATCAAAAGCCATGTTTAAAGCTGGCGGCGAGATACCTGCAGTAATGCCCTATGTTTCCTCAGGACCAAGGACAATGATAGGCCATGCTTCATGGGAAGGTAGGGTTGTAAATCCAGGGGAACATGTATTTATCGAGATTGGAGGCTGCTATAAACAATACCATACTGCTATGATGAGAACTGTCGTTTTAGGCGAACCAACTAAGAGTATCTTAAAAGCTGAAGAACGCATAAAATATGCTTTAAGATCAGCTAAAGAATTTATTAGACCAGGTGTTACAGTATCAGATGTAGATAATCTAATTAGACATATAATAAGTGGCTCCGAAGAAGAGGGTTATTTAATCACTAGATCTGGATATTCTATTGGAATTGCCTTTCCTCCTAGCTGGGATGAGGGATATATTCTAAGTTTAACCCATGGCAATCCATCGGTATTAAAGGCAGGAATGACACTACACATTATCCCTTGGATATGGGGTGTTGATGGTGATAAAACTGTTGGTATTTCTGATACTATTGTTGTAACAGAAGACGGCTGTTCATCTTTTTTTGATTTAGAAGAATCCTTCACAATTAAAAAGGAAGAAAACAAAGAAAGATCAAAGGAGATTATGAACTCTCCAATTAAACTAGCTTCCTTTGAAGCTGAAAAAGATAAAGATAAGAAGAAAGATAAAAAAAAGGATAAAAAATAATATAATAAAGGAGTTTTTATGAAAAATAAACTTATATCAATTAATCCAGCTACAGAGGAAAAAGTAAATGAAATAGAAGTTGATAGTGAAAAAGAGGT
It includes:
- the doeA gene encoding ectoine hydrolase; the encoded protein is MRERDDMNFPFEEYKRRIDELKNRMNERLLDAVIITDPENLLYLTDYKTTGYSFFQALVVPLEGEPFMVTRRLEESNVLHRTWVEISRPYSDTEDAIQMLVSSLKEMKLSKKVIGYERNSYFFPAYQQDSLQHNLIGGQLIDCFGIVEEGRLIKSQYEIEVMKKAARATQAGMRAGIEAVSAGVTENEIGAEISKAMFKAGGEIPAVMPYVSSGPRTMIGHASWEGRVVNPGEHVFIEIGGCYKQYHTAMMRTVVLGEPTKSILKAEERIKYALRSAKEFIRPGVTVSDVDNLIRHIISGSEEEGYLITRSGYSIGIAFPPSWDEGYILSLTHGNPSVLKAGMTLHIIPWIWGVDGDKTVGISDTIVVTEDGCSSFFDLEESFTIKKEENKERSKEIMNSPIKLASFEAEKDKDKKKDKKKDKK